One region of Streptomyces sp. NBC_00442 genomic DNA includes:
- a CDS encoding MFS transporter encodes MLVALDGTVLLMAQPSLRRDLGASLTQIQWTSTGYLVAVASLLVVAGRLGDRYGHARLLFTGVLGFGASSAGIALAPSIGWVIALRVAQGVFGALLQPATLAMLRMAYPADRLGRPVAIRTGAIGVAAGAGPVLGGVLVAHLGWRAVFWINVPLALVVAALTLAARLPAPGRGRAQRLDLSGAALLTAALAVLVHSLTRVPAAGWAAPSTLLGLLVTGCLAALFVRHERRASNPVVPQAVARSLPVTASMTILLFTSAALFGALFTATFYLQDVLRLDAPTSGVRVLPLTVLMVVGAPLAGAALRRYGPRRTASAGSVLVVLGVAALSRLGPATPWQAMGAAFAVLGAGFATVMVTATGTVVGDAPPGYAGVVGGLKQTAMNIGPTLGIAVAAATRTSADGASAPPAPSMGPTLVILAAVAAIGLPLAMLLPAGTHRRGGRDTAETAGTDEHQREGETP; translated from the coding sequence ATGCTCGTCGCGCTGGACGGCACGGTCCTGCTGATGGCCCAGCCCAGCCTGCGGCGCGACCTCGGGGCGAGCCTGACGCAGATCCAGTGGACGAGCACCGGCTACCTGGTCGCGGTCGCTTCGCTGCTCGTCGTCGCCGGCCGACTGGGGGACCGGTACGGCCACGCGCGGCTGCTGTTCACCGGTGTCCTGGGGTTCGGGGCCTCCTCGGCCGGTATCGCGCTCGCCCCGTCGATCGGCTGGGTGATCGCCCTGCGCGTCGCCCAGGGCGTGTTCGGTGCGCTGCTCCAGCCGGCGACGCTCGCCATGCTGCGGATGGCCTATCCCGCGGACCGTCTCGGCAGGCCCGTCGCCATCCGTACCGGCGCGATCGGCGTGGCCGCGGGGGCGGGCCCGGTCCTCGGGGGAGTCCTGGTCGCGCACCTGGGCTGGCGCGCGGTGTTCTGGATCAACGTGCCCCTCGCTCTTGTCGTCGCCGCGCTCACCCTCGCCGCGCGCCTGCCGGCCCCGGGCCGCGGCCGCGCCCAGCGCCTCGACCTGAGCGGTGCGGCCCTGCTCACGGCCGCCCTCGCGGTCCTGGTCCACAGCCTGACGCGCGTACCGGCAGCCGGCTGGGCGGCCCCGTCGACGCTGCTCGGGCTCCTGGTCACCGGCTGCCTCGCGGCCCTGTTCGTGCGGCACGAACGCCGCGCCTCGAATCCGGTCGTGCCGCAGGCGGTGGCGCGGTCCTTACCGGTCACGGCGTCGATGACGATCCTCCTGTTCACCAGCGCCGCCCTGTTCGGTGCGCTCTTCACGGCCACGTTCTACCTCCAGGACGTGCTCCGCCTCGACGCGCCGACCAGCGGCGTGCGCGTGCTGCCGCTCACCGTGCTCATGGTGGTCGGCGCTCCGCTCGCCGGCGCTGCGCTGCGCCGCTACGGCCCGCGGCGGACCGCGAGCGCCGGGTCGGTCCTCGTCGTCCTCGGTGTCGCGGCGCTGTCCCGACTCGGCCCGGCCACCCCGTGGCAGGCCATGGGCGCCGCCTTCGCCGTACTCGGCGCGGGGTTCGCCACCGTGATGGTCACCGCCACCGGCACCGTCGTCGGTGACGCGCCGCCCGGATACGCCGGGGTCGTCGGCGGCCTCAAGCAGACGGCCATGAACATCGGACCCACGCTCGGCATCGCCGTTGCCGCCGCGACCCGCACATCCGCCGACGGCGCTTCGGCGCCACCCGCCCCTTCGATGGGTCCAACTCTTGTGATTCTGGCCGCAGTTGCAGCCATCGGTCTGCCGCTGGCGATGCTGCTGCCGGCAGGCACCCACCGGCGGGGAGGAAGAGACACCGCCGAAACGGCCGGTACCGACGAACACCAACGCGAAGGAGAGACACCATGA
- a CDS encoding MaoC family dehydratase: MSTEDPTDGFTVPVGDRYFEDYTADTTHACGSLTVTERDIIDFASRFDPQAFHIDPVAAEDGPFGGLVASGWHTAALMMKLFAAHYLSTVASLGSPGVDELRWLKPVRPGDRLHLRVHILETRPSRSDPGRGIVRSLAELLDDDGAAVLRVTVVNLLRTRTTP, translated from the coding sequence ATGAGCACCGAGGACCCCACCGACGGCTTCACCGTCCCCGTCGGCGACCGCTACTTCGAGGACTACACGGCGGATACCACCCACGCCTGCGGCAGCCTGACCGTGACCGAGCGGGACATCATCGACTTCGCCTCCCGGTTCGATCCCCAGGCCTTCCACATCGACCCCGTCGCCGCCGAGGACGGGCCCTTCGGCGGCCTCGTGGCCAGCGGATGGCACACCGCCGCCCTCATGATGAAGCTGTTCGCCGCGCACTACCTGTCCACGGTGGCCAGCCTCGGCAGCCCGGGGGTGGACGAGCTGCGCTGGCTGAAGCCCGTGCGGCCGGGAGACCGATTGCACCTGCGCGTCCACATCCTGGAGACCAGGCCTTCGAGGTCCGACCCCGGGCGCGGAATCGTCCGGTCGCTGGCGGAACTCCTCGACGACGACGGAGCCGCCGTACTGCGCGTCACGGTGGTGAACCTGCTGAGGACCCGGACCACACCGTGA